GCCAAACCTTCGACGAGCTGTTGCATCGGGCGTCCGAGCAGCGTGTCGAGCAGTGACAGGCAGCCGATGGCGCTGGCCTCGTCGATACGTTTTCGGGTTTGAGGATTCGCGACCGCCAGCATGCTCATCAGCTCGGCGCGCTGGCCGGCCAGTTCCAGGAGGGATTCGGCCGCGGCATGCGTGTCGCGGGCGCCTGCGTAGAGTTCCAGCGTGAGCCAGCGCTGCAGGTTGCGCCTGCCCAGGCGCATGATGGCATCGCGCAGTTTGCGCGGGGTGGTGGCATTGCCGAAGCCAATCGAACTGGCGTAGCGCAGTAGGCGGTAAAGCAGGCCGGCATCGCGGCTCAGGGTGCGTTCGACCGCTTGGCTGTCGTCGTCCTCCTGCACGCGGCGCAAGGCGTCGAGCAGCGTCGCGGTAGCGGCCGGCAGCTTGGTGTTTTCGAAAATTTCGGGGCGGGCGAAGAAATAGCCCTGGAAGGCGTCGCAGCCCAGACCGCGGCAATACTCGAATTCTTCCCGGCTCTCGACCTTTTCGGCAATGATGCGTAGTCCGCGGGATTTGGCTTGCCGCACGTGGGCCAGCAGCGCTCCGGCGTTCAGTGCGCGGACGTCGAGCTTGACGATATCGACGGTGTCGAGAAAGGGTTCCCAGACGGGGCGGTAGACGAAATCGTCCAGCGCGAGCCGGTAGCCGCGCGCCTTCCATTCGAGACAGCGCGCCAGCAGTTCGGCATTTGGCGTGGCGGTTTCCAGAATCTCGAGCACCACCTGTTCGGGCGTCAGCAGCTCGGGCGTGTCTTCGAGCAGATTGGCGTCGTCGAAGTTGATGTAGACGGGGCGTCCGGCGGACAGCACCGACAGGCCGATGATCCCCAATGCGTGCAACATGACCGAAGCCGTCGCGTCGCGTTCGGGCTTGTCAGGGGCGCAGTTCCCCGGACCGCTGCGGTAGAGCAGTTCGTAGGCGACGATCTGCTCGCGGGCATCGAGTATCGGCTGGCGCGCGAGAAATGCCGGAGTCGCGGGCGTGTGCTGCGTGCTGCGGTTGCCTGCCTGCATGGGCTGTCGTGGTCGGCCTGGTTAAATCACAGTGTAGGCGTTGCACGCTGGTTTGCTGCGTGCGCACGTCTACCTGGTGTCGAAAACCTGGCTGTGGAGCGCCAGCAGTCGTTCCAGCTCGGGCCTTTGGATTGCGAAGGTGCCGTAGAGCACGGTATCGCCGATTACCGTGATGGGCGCCACGCGCACGCCGTATCGACGTTTGGCCTCGTCGGCGACGCCGGGCGCGGTCACGCTGCGCTCCTCGAACGCGATGCCGCGTTCGAGGAGCAGGCGCCGGACCGCCGCGCAATCGGGGCAGCCTGGGCTGGTGTAGAGCTGCACGCCGGTCGCGGCTGCAGCTTTAGAGCCGTTCGGCACTGTAGCCTTCCTCGGCAACGGCCGCGATCAAAGCTTCGAGCGGGGCGTCGCCATGCACCACGGCCTGCCCCGGCTCGAGGGTGACTTCGGCCTTGGTGACGCCGGGCACGGCCTCCAGCGCCTGGGCGGCGGCGCGCACGCAGTGGCCGCAGGTCATGCCGGTGATCTTGAGGGTGATGTCGTTCATGGTGATCTCCGTTGCGAGTGTGAATTCAGGCTTACGTGTGCGCCGGTCTGGCGTCCGTGGGCGTGTCGGTGCGGGCCGGCGCAGGCGACGCGGCCGCAAACCCGCGCATGCGTCTGAGCCGCAGGCTGTTGCCGAGCACGAATACGGACGAAAGCCCCATGGCCACGCCCGCCAGCATCGGGCTGAGGTGGATGCCCAGCGGTGCGGCGACACCGGCGGCGACCGGGATTAGGAGGATGTTGTAGATGAAGGCCCAGAATAGATTGCCGCGGATGGTGCCGAGGGTGCGGCGCGCGGCCAGGATGGCGGTGACGGCGCCGCCCAGATGTCCGTGGGTCAGGGTGATGTCGGCAGCTTCCATGGCGATGTCGGTGCCCGAGGCGAGCGCGATGCCGACATCGGCTTGCGCCAGCGCCGGCGCGTCGTTGATGCCGTCGCCGACGAAGGCGACCCGATGCCCGTCCCTTTGCAGCCGCGACACGACCTCGGTCTTGCCTTGCGGCAGTACGCCGGCGTGCACCTCGTCGATGCCCAGGGCGTCGGCGACCGCCTGCGCGCTGCCCTGGGCGTCGCCGGTGACCATGGCGACGCGCAGTCCGTGCCGGTGCAGCGCGGCGATTACCGCCGCCGACTCGTCCTTGATCCGATCGGCGATCGCCACGAGGCCCAAGATACGCTGATCGCGGGCGACGAACACCACGCTGCGTCCGGCCGTTTCCAGCGCGCGTGCCCGCGCGCTCCAATCGGCTTCCACCGGGATGCCGGATGCACGCATGAAGCGCTCGGCGCCCACGCGGGCGGGACGTCCCTGCAGTTGTCCGGAAACGCCGTGGCCGGCGACGGCCTCAAAGGCTTCCGCGGGCGGCGGGTCCAGGTCGCGGGCGGTGGCGGCCTCGACGATGGCGCGTCCCAGCGGATGCTCGGAGCCGAGTTCCAGCGCGGCCGCGAGGCGCAACGCCTCGTCCTCGTCGTCGGCAACGATTTCCGCCACGCTTGGTCGCCCGGCGGTCAGCGTACCGGTCTTGTCGAACAGCACCGTATCGACGCCGGACAGTGTTTCCAGCGCCTCGCCCTTGCGGAACAGCACGCCCAGCTCCGCGGCGCGGCCGGTGCCGACCACGATGGCCGCGGGCGTCGCGAGACCCATGGCGCAGGGGCATGCGACCACCAGCACGGCGACGGCGGCCACGAGCGCGAGGCTGATGTTGCCGACCAGCAGCATCCAGGCCGCGAAGGCCGCGATGGCGATCAGGATGACGGCGGGGCTGAACACGCGGATCACACGGTCGGCGACGCCCTGGATGGGCAGCTTGCCGGTCTGCGCACGTTCGACCAGCGCGATGATCTGCGCGAGCACGGTGTCGCGGCCGACCGAGGTGGCCTCGATCAGCAGGCGGCCGTCGAGATTCACGGTGCCACCGACCACTTCATCGCCCGCGCGCCGGGCCACGGGCAGCGGCTCGCCGGTGAGCATGGCCTCGTCGACGTGCGCGCGGCCTTCGACGATGCGCCCGTCGGTCGGCATACGCTCGCCGGGACGCACGGCCAAACGGTCGCCGACGCGCAGGGCGGCGATGGGGATGTCTTCCTCGCGGCCGTCCGTCGCGAGCCGGTGGGCGGTCTTGACCTGTAGGCCCGCCAGGCGGCGGATGGCGGCGGACGTGCGGCCCTTGGCGAGCAGCTCCAGGTATTTGCCGAACAGCACCACGGCGATGATGACGGCGGCGGAATCGAAATAGACATGCCGGGCCTGCGCGGGGAACAGGTCGGGCAGCAGCAGCACCAGCGTACTGTACAGCCAGGCCGCGCCGGTGCCGGTCGCGACCAGCGAGTTCATGTCCGGCGACAGATGACGGTAGGCGATCAGGCCGGGGCGGAAGAAACGTCTTCCGGGGCCGAACAGCACGCCGCTGGCGAGGGCGAACTGGACCCATGCCCAGAAACCGGGGAAGGGGCTGGCGGCCTGCAGCGCATGGCCGACGGCGGGGATCAGCTCGGCGCCCATCGCCAGCGGCATCACGCCCAGGGCCAGCACGCCGGCCACGATCACGTCGCGGCGCATGGCGTGCTGCACGGCCTGCTGGCGGTCCTCGTCCGCCGCGGCCTCTTCCCGCAGCGGCCGTGCGGCGTAGCCTGCTGCGGTCACGGCCGCGGCCAGAGTGTCCGGCTCGGTCATCGCCGGCAGGAATCGCAGGTGGGCGCGTTCGGTGGCGAGATTGACGCTGGCATCGATGACGCCGGGCGCACGTCGCAGCGTGCGTTCGACGCGGCCGACGCAGGAAGCGCAGGTCATGCCCTCGACCGCGAGCTCGGTCTCTTCGACAACGGGCTTGTAGCCGGTGTCGGTTACGGCCTGGATCAGGTCGGCGGGTGAAATCCGTTGGGGATCGTAGTCGATTTCGGCACGCTCGGTGGCGAGATTGACGCTGGCCGCCTCGACGCCGGGCAGCTTGCTCAGGCCTCGTTCGACCCGGGCGCTGCAGGAGGCGCAGGTCATGCCCTGGATGTCGATTTCAAGTGCGCTCATGGTTTCCTCCTTCGAAAGGCGGGCGCTCAGTCTTCCGCCTTGAGCAGGGCGCCGAGGATCGGGCAGCCGGCGGTGTCGCCATGCCCGGGGCATTGGCCGGTCAATGCCTCCAGACCCTGCTTCATCCGCTGCAGATCGTCGATCTTGGTCTGGATTTCGCCGATCTTGTGTTCGGCCAGCGATTTCACTTCGCCCATGTCGGACTCGGGGTAGGTATGCAGCGACAGCAATTGCGCGATCTCGCCGAGCGAGAAGCCGAGGGCCTGGGCGCGGCGGATGAAGCGCAGGCGGCGTTCGGCTTCCTCGCCGTAGAGGCGGTAGTTGGCTGCGGTGCGCCGGCTTGGCTCGATCAGGCCCAGGCGCTCGTAATAGCGCAGAGTCTCCGCGGTCAGGCCGGCGCGATGGGCCAGGGTGCCGATGGTCATGGATTCGCGCATATCGTGCCTCCGTCGTTTGGCTGACGGTGTAACTCTACACCTTAAAGTAAACTACAGGGTCAAGACGCAAAGGGCTGGGCGGGAGGGCTTCAGGCCGATGGTTTGCGGGCAGCCACCTCGGCCGCGAGGCGGTCGAGCAGGGCGCGATTGCCGCGGCGCGCCCCTTGGCGCGCGTCCGCCATGCCCCACAGCCAGAAGGGTATCCAGAGCAACACCGGGTAGCCGTAGCGCACCGCCCCCGCGGCGCCGGCGACATAGAGTGCGGCCAACGCCAGGCCGCGCAGGTATTCGCCGTTGTACATCTGGCCGGCGCCGGTGAGCAGGAAGCTCAGCGTCAGGGCGAGCGCGGGGCTGCGCTGGCGGACGAGGAACTCGCGGTGGGCCTCAAGGTAGAGGGCATCGAGGGCGGCGTCCTTGGGGCGGGTCGGTTGCGTGTCCATTATATCGCTCATTGTAGTAGCTCAGTGCCGTTGCCCCGCCGTCGTGCGCGCGCCGTCTCGCTGGTGCGGATCCAGCGGAATAGATAAAGCACCACCGCTTTGGCCGTGCCGCCGGAGAGGGCCAGCACCAGCAGCGGCCAGCCGCTGGCAAGGCCCATGGCGGACACGAACAGCAGGGTGGACAGGTGCATCGCTAGCACCAGCTGGTTCATGCGCAGATTGACCGCGCCGGTGTCGCCGGCGCGCAGGATCACACGGATCTGATGGAGGCCGCCCTGTGCCAGGATCACGGCATTGGCCAGGATCAAGGCGGTCGAGAGATGGCGGCCCTGGTCGCTCAGATGGCCGCCCCAGGCCAATCCGGCAAGACCAGCCGCCATCGCGGCCAGCGCGATCGTCACCACCGCGGTAGCCGGGCGGCTGCGGCGGTCGCGCCAGATTTCGAAAAGAATGACCAGCACCAGCAGCGCGGCGATCAGGCGCGACCAGACCAGATAGGGGTTGAACGGCTGGATCGAATAGCCATAGACGAAGACCGCGTAGTAGGACAGAAAGCTGGCGCTGAACTGGTTGAGCGACAGCTGCGCGGTCGGTGCGCCGCCCGCGGGCGCGGATTTTCGTCGCCAGATGGTGCGTATCTGTGCGCCGATGCCGAACAGGCTGAGCAGGACGAGGCCGGCATTGAGCAGGCCGGCGAGGGTGTAGAACATGCACGGATATTCCAGTGGCGGGCCGCGCCGCCCATGGCACGGCCAGGCGGGAATTTTCTGCCCACCGGCCGCGCGAGGCAAGTCGCTCGCCGATGGGTGAGGAGCTTATATACTATGCGCATGCGCTTTCCCGTCCTGACCCAGTTCGACTTCCATCATCGGTTGGCCGAGACGCCCGGTACGGCGCTGGTGTTGTTCACGGCACCCGGTTGCGGCGCCTGCCGACGCATGCGCGCGGCGCTGGCGGCGCTGGCGCCGGAACATCCGGAGTGGCGGATCTTCGAGGTGGATGCCGGGCAGGACCTGGCCCTGACCCGCGAGTTCGAGGTGTTCCACCTGCCGGGTCTGTTCCTGTATCGCGGCGGGCGCTACCACGCCGCGCTCGAAGTGGCGTCGATACCGGCACGCGTCGAAGCCGCGGTGGATGCCTTGTCCGCGCAGCCGCCCGAGGAGGCGCCATGAGGATCGACCCGTCGACGGGATTGACCGACGCGGCGCGCTGGTGCGCGTCGCCGAACGCGGACGAGCGTCCCGAAGGTACCCTGCCGGAACTGGCAGTGATCCATAATATCAGCCTGCCGCCCGGCGAGTTCGGCGGTCCGTGGATCGAGGCGCTGTTCACCAACCGCCTGCCGCCCCGCCACCACCCGTATTTCGCCGCGATCGCCGACCTGCAGGTGTCGGCACATGCGCTGATACGACGCGACGGCGAACTGATACAGTATGTGCCATGGCATCGGCGAGCCTGGCATGCGGGCCTGTCCTGCTGGAACGGCCGCGAGCGCTGCAACGATTTTTCCGTCGGCATCGAGCTGGAGGGCACCGATGACCTGCCGTACGAGCCGATCCAGTACCGGCGGCTCGCCGAGCTGCTGGGCGCGCTGTTCGCGGCCTATCCCACGCTGTCGCCCGAGCGGGTGGTCGGGCACGCGGACATCTCGCCTGGCCGCAAGACCGACCCGGGCGAGAGTTTCGACTGGCGGCGCCTGCGTGCCGAACTGGACAAGCGGCTTGCAAGCTCGCGGTAATCCCGTAAAACTGCCGGTGCCCGCGGCGCATCACAACGAAGAGGGGAACCCATGACGCTGATCACCCTGCTCCTTGCGCTGGCGCTGGAGCGCTTTCTCGGCTACATGAGCGATTTCCGTGATCCGCGGTATCTCAATGCCTACGCAGGCCGTTTTTCCGCATTGCTCGAATCCATCGGGCTCAGACACCCCGGTTTCAGACTCCTGCTCATCGTGTTGCCGCCGATCCTGCTCGCGGGCTGGCTGCAGGCGTGGCTGTCGGGCGTGCTGCTGGGCTTGCTGGGGCTGATCTTCGGCGTTGCCGTCCTGCTCTATTGCCTTGGACCCGAGGATCTTGAGGAAGAGGTTAACAATTACGTCGAGGCGGTCGCGGTGGGCGACGAGGCGCGCCAGCGGCGTGTCGCCGCCCGCCTGCTGGGCGAGGCGGCGCCGGAAGCGCCTGCCGAGCGTGCACGACAGGTGGCGCTGGCGGCCTTCGCCGAATCCAACGACCGTCTGTTCACCGTGATCTTCTGGTTTATCCTGCTGGGCCCGGCTGCGGCGATATTGTATCGGCTGGTGCACGGCCTCGCGCGGGTGCAATGGCCCACGCTCACGCCCACGGCGGACGCCGACGAGGACGAGGTGACGGATGATTCGCTGGCGCGCGTCGCCTCAGGACTCGCGGCGCTGATGGAATGGGCGCCGGCACGCCTTGCGGCCCTGGGTTATGCCGTCACCGGCAGCTTCGACCACGCTCTGGTGGGTCTGCGCGAGCGCTTCTGGGGCAGCTTCGACAATCTGCGTGCGGGCAACCGTTTATTGCTCAGCGAGAGCGGGGCCGGGGCCGTACGCCTCGATGAACTGCTGGAGGCGGAAGCCGATGCCGCAACGCTGAGTGCGGCCTTTGCGACCGTGACCAACCACATCCAGCGCAATCTGATCGTGTGGATGGCGGCTCTGGCGTTGCTGACGCTGGGCGGATGGGCGAGCTGAACGCACCTCGCCCGGACACTCCGGCCACGCTGGAGATCGGGCTGCTGCGCCACGGTGAGCCCGTGGGCGGACGACGCTACCGTGGGCATGGCGTGGACGATCCCTTGAGTGAACAGGGCTGGCGTCAGATGTGGGCGGTGCTGGAAGGTGCCGGCGACTGGTCCGCCGTGGTCAGTTCGCCGTTGCGGCGCGCGCGCGAATTCGCCGAGGCCTATGCCGGCCGTCACAATCTGCCGCTGCGTGTCGAACCCCGTTTGTGCGAGATCGGCATGGGCGACTGGGAGGGGCGCCGTCCCGCCGAGGTGGCGCTCTCCGATCCGGCGGCCTACACCGGCTATTACGCCGATCCAATCCGTGGCATGCCCGCCGGTGCTGAGCCGCTGGAGCGTTTTTACGCGCGGGTGGCTGCGGCACTCGACGAGTTGTCGGGGGAGGGGCCCATACTGGTGGTGGCGCACGCCGGCGTGGTGCGCGTCGCCGTCGCCCGCGCGCTTGAGGGTTCGCTGGCCGCGATGATGCGAGTCAAGGTGCCGTATGCCGGACTGAGCCGGATCACGCGCGATGCCCGTGGGTGGTGTCTGCGCTCGCATGCTGGCACCTAGGCGGTACCGAACCACGCTTGCGCGGGAGGTGGCGCATGGGGGGCGAGCGAAGCGAGGAAGGCACGGACATGCGACTGTCCGAAGTCATCGGTGCGTTGAGTCATGCCCTGGACATGACGGAGGGTCAGGCGCCGGGTCATTGCCTGCGCTGCTGCTGGATCGGCATGCATCTCGCCGAGGCGCTGCCGCTCGATGATACAGGGCGTGCGGATCTTTACTACACGCTGTTGCTCAAGGACGCCGGGTGCAGCAGCAATGCGGCCCGCCTGTGGGAGCTCTATGGCGGTGACGATCGACTGATCAAGGACGATTTCAAGCGCGTCGACTCCCAGAGCATGTTGCAGCTCGGGCGTTTCGTGTTGACCCACGCAGCGCCCGATGCGGCGCTGCGCGAGCGCTTCCATCGTGTGTTGAATCTGGTGCGGCATGGCGAAGAGCTGGCAACCGAGCTGGTGGCGACGCGCTGCGAGCGTGGCGCCGACATTGCCTTGAAGCTGGGCTTTTCCCCGGCGGTGGCCGATGGGGTCCGCGCCCTGGATGAACACTGGAACGGGCAGGGCCGCCCGCGCGGCCTGGCAGGAGAGGCCATCCCGCTGCAGGCACGCATCGCGCTGCTTGCCCAGGTAGTGGACGTATTCCATCTGAGCGGCGGCCCGGAAGTCGCGATGGGCGAGGTGCGCAGGCGCGCGGGACAATGGTTCGATCCGACGCTGGCGGAGGCGCTGGCACGGGTCGCGCGGCAGCCAGGTTTTTGGGCCGGTCTGACGGACGCGCGTCTGTCGCAGCGCGTGGCCGATCTCGAACCGGCCGCATCCTTGGTGCTCGTCGACGAGGACCGTCTGGACGGCATCGCCGCCGCCTTCGGCCAGGTGGTGGACGCCAAAAGCCCCTACACCTACGGACACAGCGCGCGCGTGGCGCACTGCGCCGAGGCCATCGCCAGTCGCGTCGACCTGCCGCCCGCCCGGCGACGCTGGTTGCGACGCGGCGCCCTGCTGCACGACATCGGTAAGCTCGGGGTCAGCAACGGCGTACTCGACAAACCTGGGGCGTTGGATGCGGAAGAGTGGAAGCAGATGCGCGCGCATGCGCGGCATACCGAGGAAATCCTCGCCCGTATCGGTTTGTTCGGCGAACTGGCCAGGGTGGCGGGGGCGCATCACGAACGCCTCGACGGCAAGGGGTATCCATATGGCCTGCTGGCCGAGGAAATCAATCTGGAAACCCGCATCATCACGACGGCCGACATCTTCGATGCGATCACCGCCGAGCGGCCCTATCGGGGGGCGATTCCAGTGTCCGAGGCGCTACGCATCATGCGAGGGCAGGTAGGCAGCGTACTCGACGAGCGCTGTCTGGACGCACTCGAAGCGTCCCTTCCGACACTGGAACCGGCCTGAGCCGCGTGTCGTTGCGCGAGGATACGCTAACGCAGATGACGTGCGCCGAGCGTGCGCAGCGTGGGTACCGCGAGTCCGGCACGATCTGCCTGTGCAAGCGCCCGCTGCAGGCGCGCCGCCGCGCTACGGCCCTGGCAGCGATGCGCGGGATCACCCTCGAAGGCGATGTGCATCGATGCGATCAGCGTAGGCCGGTCGAACGTCCTGCCGGTCAGTGCCTGTTGCAGATCGAGTACTTCATCGGCCACCGAGGCAAGCAACGGCGCGTGATCCTTCGCCAGCGCGGCAACGTCGCCGCCGACCTCCAGGCCGCAGAGGTTGGTGCTCAGGATGTAAAGATTCTTTCGCACCAGCTCACGCAGCAGCGCGTCCGCGTCCGCGAGCGCGGTCGATTCGATGCCCACGGCGCCGAGCGCGGTGCGCAGAAGTTCGGCGTGCGGACCGTACACCGGGCTTGCCACGATCTGTTTGACGTCCTGCCCGGGTTTTTTCTCGAACCAGACGGACATGACCGTCGGGTTGTGCAGATCGTGCCGCTCCCAGTCCGCCGGCAGCAGCTCGTTCTGCAGGAGCAGACAGCGTTCGCGCCAGGGCGGAGGCAGGGCGTCGAGCACCGGATGCAGGGCCTGTTCCCCGACGGCGATGACGACCAGCGCAGGCTCCGGGGTGTGACGCGCTTCGCGCGTGAGGTCCATCTCGCGTGTGATCGGGTAGACCGGGTGGCCGGCGCGAAGGCAGCCGCGTGCCAGGACGCCGCCGATCTCGCCGATTCCGATGAGGATGATGGGGTCGTTCATGTCGTCATTCCGGTTGCGAGTAGGGTATCTTATGAGGCTGGTCACGAGCCGGGCAAGCCGCCGATACCGGAGTCTCGGTGTGCGGCAGGTGGGGCCGACAGTAGAGGGGGCGATATGCGAAGGTGGATGAATGCGGCCGTCGGCCGCATTCGAGGGATAGCACGTTCATGAAATCGCATGGGTCATCCTCGGAGGAAGCGCGACCGGACGGGGCGTTCGATCCCTTGTTGCGCCGTCTGTTGCGCGTGGCGCGCCTCCTGCCGCTGCCGGTTTTCGTCAAGGATGCCGCGTTGCGCTGGCGTT
The Acidihalobacter prosperus DNA segment above includes these coding regions:
- a CDS encoding glutaredoxin family protein, with the translated sequence MPNGSKAAAATGVQLYTSPGCPDCAAVRRLLLERGIAFEERSVTAPGVADEAKRRYGVRVAPITVIGDTVLYGTFAIQRPELERLLALHSQVFDTR
- the ampD gene encoding 1,6-anhydro-N-acetylmuramyl-L-alanine amidase AmpD; the encoded protein is MRIDPSTGLTDAARWCASPNADERPEGTLPELAVIHNISLPPGEFGGPWIEALFTNRLPPRHHPYFAAIADLQVSAHALIRRDGELIQYVPWHRRAWHAGLSCWNGRERCNDFSVGIELEGTDDLPYEPIQYRRLAELLGALFAAYPTLSPERVVGHADISPGRKTDPGESFDWRRLRAELDKRLASSR
- a CDS encoding histidine phosphatase family protein, whose protein sequence is MGELNAPRPDTPATLEIGLLRHGEPVGGRRYRGHGVDDPLSEQGWRQMWAVLEGAGDWSAVVSSPLRRAREFAEAYAGRHNLPLRVEPRLCEIGMGDWEGRRPAEVALSDPAAYTGYYADPIRGMPAGAEPLERFYARVAAALDELSGEGPILVVAHAGVVRVAVARALEGSLAAMMRVKVPYAGLSRITRDARGWCLRSHAGT
- a CDS encoding HD-GYP domain-containing protein, coding for MRLSEVIGALSHALDMTEGQAPGHCLRCCWIGMHLAEALPLDDTGRADLYYTLLLKDAGCSSNAARLWELYGGDDRLIKDDFKRVDSQSMLQLGRFVLTHAAPDAALRERFHRVLNLVRHGEELATELVATRCERGADIALKLGFSPAVADGVRALDEHWNGQGRPRGLAGEAIPLQARIALLAQVVDVFHLSGGPEVAMGEVRRRAGQWFDPTLAEALARVARQPGFWAGLTDARLSQRVADLEPAASLVLVDEDRLDGIAAAFGQVVDAKSPYTYGHSARVAHCAEAIASRVDLPPARRRWLRRGALLHDIGKLGVSNGVLDKPGALDAEEWKQMRAHARHTEEILARIGLFGELARVAGAHHERLDGKGYPYGLLAEEINLETRIITTADIFDAITAERPYRGAIPVSEALRIMRGQVGSVLDERCLDALEASLPTLEPA
- the ampE gene encoding regulatory signaling modulator protein AmpE → MTLITLLLALALERFLGYMSDFRDPRYLNAYAGRFSALLESIGLRHPGFRLLLIVLPPILLAGWLQAWLSGVLLGLLGLIFGVAVLLYCLGPEDLEEEVNNYVEAVAVGDEARQRRVAARLLGEAAPEAPAERARQVALAAFAESNDRLFTVIFWFILLGPAAAILYRLVHGLARVQWPTLTPTADADEDEVTDDSLARVASGLAALMEWAPARLAALGYAVTGSFDHALVGLRERFWGSFDNLRAGNRLLLSESGAGAVRLDELLEAEADAATLSAAFATVTNHIQRNLIVWMAALALLTLGGWAS
- a CDS encoding heavy metal-responsive transcriptional regulator — its product is MRESMTIGTLAHRAGLTAETLRYYERLGLIEPSRRTAANYRLYGEEAERRLRFIRRAQALGFSLGEIAQLLSLHTYPESDMGEVKSLAEHKIGEIQTKIDDLQRMKQGLEALTGQCPGHGDTAGCPILGALLKAED
- a CDS encoding heavy metal translocating P-type ATPase encodes the protein MSALEIDIQGMTCASCSARVERGLSKLPGVEAASVNLATERAEIDYDPQRISPADLIQAVTDTGYKPVVEETELAVEGMTCASCVGRVERTLRRAPGVIDASVNLATERAHLRFLPAMTEPDTLAAAVTAAGYAARPLREEAAADEDRQQAVQHAMRRDVIVAGVLALGVMPLAMGAELIPAVGHALQAASPFPGFWAWVQFALASGVLFGPGRRFFRPGLIAYRHLSPDMNSLVATGTGAAWLYSTLVLLLPDLFPAQARHVYFDSAAVIIAVVLFGKYLELLAKGRTSAAIRRLAGLQVKTAHRLATDGREEDIPIAALRVGDRLAVRPGERMPTDGRIVEGRAHVDEAMLTGEPLPVARRAGDEVVGGTVNLDGRLLIEATSVGRDTVLAQIIALVERAQTGKLPIQGVADRVIRVFSPAVILIAIAAFAAWMLLVGNISLALVAAVAVLVVACPCAMGLATPAAIVVGTGRAAELGVLFRKGEALETLSGVDTVLFDKTGTLTAGRPSVAEIVADDEDEALRLAAALELGSEHPLGRAIVEAATARDLDPPPAEAFEAVAGHGVSGQLQGRPARVGAERFMRASGIPVEADWSARARALETAGRSVVFVARDQRILGLVAIADRIKDESAAVIAALHRHGLRVAMVTGDAQGSAQAVADALGIDEVHAGVLPQGKTEVVSRLQRDGHRVAFVGDGINDAPALAQADVGIALASGTDIAMEAADITLTHGHLGGAVTAILAARRTLGTIRGNLFWAFIYNILLIPVAAGVAAPLGIHLSPMLAGVAMGLSSVFVLGNSLRLRRMRGFAAASPAPARTDTPTDARPAHT
- a CDS encoding CopZ family metallochaperone; this translates as MNDITLKITGMTCGHCVRAAAQALEAVPGVTKAEVTLEPGQAVVHGDAPLEALIAAVAEEGYSAERL
- a CDS encoding EAL and HDOD domain-containing protein; amino-acid sequence: MQAGNRSTQHTPATPAFLARQPILDAREQIVAYELLYRSGPGNCAPDKPERDATASVMLHALGIIGLSVLSAGRPVYINFDDANLLEDTPELLTPEQVVLEILETATPNAELLARCLEWKARGYRLALDDFVYRPVWEPFLDTVDIVKLDVRALNAGALLAHVRQAKSRGLRIIAEKVESREEFEYCRGLGCDAFQGYFFARPEIFENTKLPAATATLLDALRRVQEDDDSQAVERTLSRDAGLLYRLLRYASSIGFGNATTPRKLRDAIMRLGRRNLQRWLTLELYAGARDTHAAAESLLELAGQRAELMSMLAVANPQTRKRIDEASAIGCLSLLDTLLGRPMQQLVEGLALPKDMSDALIMQTGPLGRMLALTQALEHADHAAIAGQCQALGLHADELPGLQARALEHHLEQAERLRQAECAREDGAPPGTAAGK
- a CDS encoding thioredoxin family protein; its protein translation is MRMRFPVLTQFDFHHRLAETPGTALVLFTAPGCGACRRMRAALAALAPEHPEWRIFEVDAGQDLALTREFEVFHLPGLFLYRGGRYHAALEVASIPARVEAAVDALSAQPPEEAP